From Echinicola soli, a single genomic window includes:
- a CDS encoding NAD(P)/FAD-dependent oxidoreductase — translation MEHVIANNPIPNLPVSNRPKLVILGGGFAGLKLARKMVKSDYQVILLDKNNYHQFQPLFYQVATASLEPSAISFPLRRVFHHTPNVSFRMAEALEIDQEGKRLFTNVGYVDYDQLVLAMGADTNYFGMKNIMEYGTPMKTVSEALYVRNRIISNYEKAINIEDVNRRKALMNVVIVGGGPTGVELAGAIAELRNNVFPKDYPELNFKNMRVVLAEAGPKLLAGMSKEASEKAVVYLDKLGVEIMVNAAVEDYDGLTIKIKEHESLKTKTLLWAAGVKPNHIKGLREDQMIRNGRLIVDQYNKLKEAEGIYVVGDLCVQMDEDYPKGHPQVAQVAIQQADNLGNNLKAVADNRPMKKFKYKDLGSMATVGRKLAVVDLPFIKFQGFAAWITWLFVHLMAIVGVKNRILIFIDWAWNYLSFDPALRLLIRPRYVKPKEQEELVEEKHD, via the coding sequence ATGGAACATGTAATTGCAAACAATCCGATTCCAAATTTGCCAGTTTCAAACAGACCAAAACTGGTCATTCTCGGAGGCGGCTTTGCAGGCCTGAAGCTAGCGCGGAAGATGGTAAAGTCCGATTATCAGGTAATCCTTCTGGATAAAAATAATTATCATCAGTTTCAGCCGCTTTTCTATCAGGTGGCCACTGCTTCCCTGGAGCCAAGTGCAATCTCTTTTCCATTGCGGCGGGTTTTTCACCATACTCCCAATGTTTCCTTTCGTATGGCCGAAGCCCTTGAAATAGACCAAGAGGGAAAAAGATTGTTCACCAATGTTGGTTATGTGGATTATGATCAGCTGGTGCTGGCCATGGGTGCCGATACCAATTATTTTGGAATGAAAAATATCATGGAATACGGTACGCCTATGAAGACCGTATCCGAAGCATTATACGTCCGGAACAGGATCATTTCCAACTATGAAAAAGCCATCAACATAGAGGATGTCAATCGGCGCAAAGCCCTGATGAATGTGGTGATCGTAGGTGGTGGGCCCACAGGCGTAGAGCTGGCAGGTGCCATCGCTGAGCTGCGCAATAATGTGTTTCCAAAGGATTATCCTGAGCTCAACTTTAAAAACATGCGCGTAGTGCTGGCAGAGGCCGGCCCGAAGCTTTTGGCCGGAATGTCAAAAGAAGCCAGTGAAAAGGCCGTCGTTTACCTGGATAAACTGGGAGTAGAAATTATGGTCAATGCTGCCGTGGAGGATTATGATGGGCTGACGATCAAAATCAAGGAGCACGAAAGTCTAAAGACCAAGACATTGCTATGGGCTGCAGGTGTCAAGCCGAACCATATAAAGGGACTTCGGGAAGACCAAATGATCCGAAATGGTCGCCTTATCGTCGATCAGTACAACAAGCTGAAAGAAGCGGAAGGGATATATGTGGTAGGAGACCTATGCGTCCAGATGGACGAAGACTATCCTAAAGGCCATCCGCAGGTGGCCCAAGTCGCGATCCAGCAAGCAGACAATCTGGGCAATAACCTAAAGGCCGTCGCGGATAACCGCCCCATGAAAAAATTCAAATATAAGGATCTTGGTTCTATGGCCACAGTGGGGAGAAAATTGGCGGTTGTGGACTTGCCTTTTATCAAGTTTCAGGGATTCGCTGCATGGATCACTTGGTTGTTTGTGCACTTGATGGCCATCGTGGGCGTAAAGAACAGGATTCTTATCTTTATTGATTGGGCTTGGAATTACCTGTCATTTGACCCGGCCTTGAGACTGCTCATCCGTCCTCGTTACGTCAAGCCCAAGGAGCAGGAAGAGCTGGTGGAGGAAAAACACGATTAG
- a CDS encoding DUF4890 domain-containing protein translates to MKKLLFVIALMTVTAIAANAQQRKGRRDVSPELMAERITEKMTEELSLDEAQQKEVYELTLKSTNERMEAIQESKDERKAIREKMKADQDKHDQELVEILTPEQLEKWKEYRRESRERTRDRRGKVRRKPGMEL, encoded by the coding sequence ATGAAGAAGCTATTGTTTGTAATTGCCCTGATGACCGTTACGGCTATTGCTGCCAATGCGCAGCAGCGAAAAGGAAGAAGGGACGTATCTCCGGAATTAATGGCCGAGCGAATCACTGAAAAAATGACCGAGGAGCTTTCGCTGGATGAGGCACAACAAAAAGAAGTCTATGAGCTCACCCTGAAAAGCACCAATGAGCGCATGGAAGCCATTCAAGAGTCCAAGGATGAGCGTAAGGCGATACGCGAAAAGATGAAGGCAGACCAAGACAAACACGATCAGGAATTGGTAGAAATCCTTACTCCCGAGCAATTGGAAAAATGGAAGGAATACCGGAGGGAGTCCAGAGAGCGTACGCGGGACAGGAGAGGAAAAGTTCGTAGAAAACCCGGTATGGAACTCTAA
- a CDS encoding glutamate synthase subunit beta, producing MGAKDGFLKYKRELESDRDRNERVKDYNDIHIPIKPETLNKQAARCMDCGIPFCHQGCPLGNIIPEFNDAVYRKEWGEAWDILRSTNNFPEFTGRICPAPCEASCVLGINKDPVAIELIEKNIAEKAYEHDLAKPLVPETRTGKTVAVVGAGPAGMAAADQLNQAGHEVTLYEKDQKVGGLLRYGIPDFKMEKWVIDRRVKLMEEEGVNFATGTEIGKTITADEILSKFDAVVISTGAQEPRDLKIKGREFNGVHFAMDFLGEQNRLVSGEREGDNPISAKGKHVIVIGGGDTGSDCIGTSNRHGAASVTQLELLPKPPQQRAQLNPWPEWPMTLKTTTSHEEGAERVWSVLTKEFTKDDKGNVNGLVLVDIEWKEKNGRMQFVEVEGTERTVPCDLALLAIGYTGPKQNGMLEAFGVESMENTLPKSKDYQSTNNKVFLAGDMRRGQSLVVWAISEGREAAVKVDEFLMGKSNLPRKDRSFFENVEDAEFCE from the coding sequence ATGGGTGCGAAAGACGGATTCTTAAAATATAAAAGAGAATTAGAATCAGATAGAGACCGAAACGAAAGGGTCAAAGACTATAACGATATACATATTCCGATCAAGCCTGAAACCCTGAACAAACAGGCAGCCAGGTGCATGGATTGCGGCATTCCTTTTTGTCATCAAGGGTGCCCACTGGGCAATATCATTCCGGAATTTAACGATGCCGTTTACCGCAAAGAGTGGGGCGAGGCATGGGACATTCTGAGAAGTACCAATAACTTCCCGGAATTTACCGGTAGAATCTGCCCTGCACCCTGTGAGGCAAGCTGTGTATTGGGGATCAATAAAGATCCTGTGGCGATCGAGCTGATCGAAAAGAACATTGCCGAAAAGGCATATGAACATGATCTGGCCAAGCCATTGGTTCCTGAAACCAGAACGGGCAAAACCGTAGCGGTAGTAGGTGCAGGTCCCGCTGGAATGGCTGCTGCCGATCAGCTGAACCAAGCCGGCCATGAGGTTACCTTGTACGAGAAGGACCAAAAAGTAGGTGGCTTGCTTAGGTATGGGATCCCTGATTTCAAAATGGAAAAATGGGTAATCGACCGCAGGGTAAAGCTGATGGAAGAAGAAGGTGTAAACTTTGCCACAGGTACAGAGATCGGCAAGACTATTACTGCTGATGAAATCCTGAGCAAATTTGACGCTGTGGTGATTTCTACCGGCGCGCAGGAGCCAAGAGACCTGAAAATCAAAGGTCGGGAGTTTAACGGTGTGCACTTTGCCATGGATTTCCTTGGTGAGCAAAACCGTCTGGTAAGTGGCGAGAGGGAGGGCGATAACCCCATCAGCGCCAAAGGTAAGCACGTCATTGTCATAGGTGGTGGTGATACAGGAAGTGACTGTATCGGTACTTCCAACCGTCATGGAGCGGCTTCTGTGACACAGCTGGAGCTATTGCCGAAGCCTCCACAGCAGCGAGCGCAGCTCAATCCTTGGCCGGAATGGCCCATGACGCTGAAGACCACCACTTCGCACGAAGAAGGTGCCGAAAGGGTTTGGTCTGTATTGACCAAGGAATTTACCAAAGACGACAAGGGCAATGTAAATGGCCTGGTTTTGGTGGACATCGAATGGAAAGAAAAAAATGGCAGAATGCAGTTCGTAGAAGTAGAAGGTACCGAAAGGACCGTTCCTTGTGATCTGGCACTACTGGCCATTGGCTATACCGGACCTAAGCAAAACGGTATGCTGGAGGCATTTGGAGTGGAATCCATGGAAAACACTCTGCCAAAATCCAAGGACTACCAAAGCACCAATAACAAAGTGTTCCTGGCAGGAGATATGCGCAGAGGCCAATCTCTAGTGGTCTGGGCCATCTCTGAAGGTCGTGAAGCAGCCGTGAAGGTGGATGAATTCCTAATGGGAAAATCCAACCTTCCGCGCAAAGATAGATCGTTCTTCGAGAACGTAGAAGACGCTGAATTCTGTGAATAA
- the gltB gene encoding glutamate synthase large subunit: protein MNEGLYRSQFEHDACGIGAVINVKGVKSHETISDALFMLSNMEHRGGRGSDPKTGDGAGILIQVPHDFLKIVTHRAGFELPEEGSYGIGMTFFPKNKQLHKKSKTLLNKILEEMDFELIGYRTVPVDETVPGSGALEVMPNIEQLFVKHKEGLVGAALERKLYVLRNYASEAINSSIPGVNRSFYFASFSSRTLIYKGQLKTDQVLAFYKDLQNNKITSALALVHSRFSTNTFPNWRLAQPFRYLSHNGEINTIRGNLNKMRSKEYLMKSSLFTDEELDKLMPVTNSTYSDSANLDAMVELLTLNGRSLPHVMMMLVPEAWQDNKGMNKAKKAFYKFHAALMEPWDGPAALLFTDGKSLGATLDRNGLRPLRYFTTSDDRLILSSEAGALPIREATVTEKGRISPGRMILADLEKGKVMFDEEVKAEVCENKPYDAWVRKERLKLRLMPTPKKLSQPYNTQNIKQRQSVFGFTTEDVNTILAPMGDTAYEPLGSMGADTPPAVLSKQSQHISNYFKQLFAQVSNPPIDPIRERLVMSLFTRLGESYNILEESSLHTRQIHISQPVLLNEDLEKIKHLESKGYRAKTLYAHFVADHKPGRMLEALNKLCQDAVDAINDDYNILIISDRNTYEGIAPIPSLLAIGAVHHHLVNTKMRTKAGLVVEAGDIKETHHFATVIGYGASAINPYLALETLVHLNETEQLSKVYEQQELFENYQTAIGKGLLKVLSKMGISTLQSYQSAQIFEAVGLGPEVIERCFKGTISRISGISFDELAEEVLTRHNAAYGYEGPRLETGGIYQWKRRGEKHLFNPETIHLLQKSTANNDYGLYKKFAEKINNQTKDALTIRGLFEFKKRISIPIEEVEPAEMIMKRFATGAMSFGSISHEAHSTLAIAMNRIGGKSNSGEGGEDEIRFEVKENGDWERSAIKQVASGRFGVTSNYLTNAEELQIKMAQGAKPGEGGQLPGHKVDDWIGRVRHSTPGVGLISPPPHHDIYSIEDLAQLIYDLKNANRKARINVKLVSQAGVGTVAAGVAKAQSDVILISGADGGTGASPLSSIRHAGLPWELGLAEAHQTLVINNLRSRVTLQTDGQVRTGRDLAIAAMLGAEEWGISTAALVVEGCIMMRKCHLNTCPVGIATQNPELRKLFTGNPDHVVNFFKFLAEDLREIMASLGFRTVNEMVGQSNVLKSTGHLNHWKWDKLDLSPIFHMVEVPEHVGIYKQIDQDFKLKKVLDRKLIKAALPALEQANSVKEKFQIKNIDRSVGAMLSNEISKIYGSPGLPDDTIHFKFSGSAGQSFGLFLAQGVTFELEGEANDYFGKGLSGGQLVVYPSRNANFKAEDNIIIGNVAFYGATSGNAYINGKGGERFCVRNSGVKTVVEGIGDHGCEYMTGGQVIILGEIGRNFAAGMSGGVAYLFKENVKQINQEMVDLDPLSDEDFAIIKEELEFHHKYTNSSAAARFLENWDTEKEKFIKVFPRDYKAVLQKRAEKQEEQSKTLV, encoded by the coding sequence ATGAATGAAGGATTATACCGTTCACAGTTTGAGCATGACGCCTGTGGGATTGGCGCCGTGATCAATGTGAAGGGCGTGAAAAGCCATGAGACGATCAGCGATGCGCTATTTATGCTGAGCAATATGGAGCACAGAGGAGGAAGAGGCAGCGATCCTAAGACCGGTGATGGAGCAGGCATTTTGATTCAAGTACCCCACGATTTTCTGAAGATAGTAACCCATCGTGCTGGCTTTGAGCTGCCTGAAGAAGGAAGCTATGGCATAGGCATGACATTTTTTCCCAAAAACAAACAGCTACATAAAAAATCAAAAACGTTGCTCAACAAAATCCTGGAGGAAATGGATTTTGAGCTTATCGGCTATAGAACAGTGCCTGTGGACGAAACCGTGCCGGGTTCTGGTGCACTGGAGGTAATGCCTAATATCGAGCAGCTATTTGTAAAACACAAGGAAGGGCTCGTAGGAGCTGCACTGGAGCGTAAGCTATATGTCCTGAGAAACTACGCTTCCGAGGCCATCAATTCCAGTATCCCAGGAGTAAACAGGTCTTTTTATTTTGCCAGTTTCAGTTCAAGAACCCTTATCTATAAGGGCCAACTTAAAACGGATCAGGTATTGGCATTTTATAAGGATCTCCAAAACAACAAAATCACCTCTGCCCTGGCACTGGTACACTCCAGGTTCTCCACCAATACTTTCCCTAACTGGAGACTGGCACAGCCATTCAGGTACCTTTCCCACAATGGCGAGATCAATACCATCCGTGGTAACCTGAACAAAATGCGTTCTAAGGAGTACCTTATGAAATCTTCATTGTTTACAGATGAAGAACTGGATAAGCTGATGCCAGTGACCAATTCCACCTATTCGGATTCAGCTAACTTGGATGCGATGGTCGAATTGCTTACCCTCAATGGTCGGTCATTGCCACATGTTATGATGATGCTGGTACCGGAGGCTTGGCAGGACAATAAGGGTATGAACAAGGCCAAGAAAGCTTTCTATAAGTTCCACGCAGCCCTTATGGAGCCATGGGATGGCCCTGCTGCCTTGCTCTTTACCGATGGCAAGTCACTGGGTGCGACTCTTGACCGAAACGGCCTGAGACCATTGCGTTACTTCACCACAAGTGATGACCGCTTGATACTTTCTTCCGAAGCAGGAGCTTTGCCAATTCGCGAAGCTACCGTAACCGAAAAAGGACGCATCAGTCCGGGCAGAATGATCCTTGCCGACCTCGAAAAAGGCAAAGTGATGTTTGACGAAGAGGTGAAAGCTGAAGTTTGTGAAAACAAGCCTTATGATGCCTGGGTAAGAAAAGAGCGATTAAAGCTGAGGCTTATGCCTACACCCAAAAAGCTTTCTCAGCCTTACAATACACAAAATATCAAGCAGCGACAGTCTGTATTTGGGTTTACTACCGAGGACGTAAACACGATCCTTGCGCCAATGGGCGATACCGCTTATGAGCCACTGGGATCCATGGGAGCAGATACTCCTCCTGCAGTCCTTTCCAAGCAGAGTCAACATATTTCGAATTACTTTAAGCAGCTATTTGCGCAGGTAAGTAACCCGCCAATCGATCCGATAAGGGAACGACTGGTAATGTCACTCTTTACCAGACTGGGAGAGAGTTATAATATCCTGGAAGAAAGCTCGCTTCATACACGTCAGATCCACATTTCTCAGCCCGTATTGCTGAATGAGGATTTGGAAAAAATCAAACACTTAGAGAGCAAAGGCTACCGTGCCAAGACACTCTATGCCCACTTCGTGGCCGACCACAAGCCGGGCAGAATGCTCGAAGCACTGAACAAGCTTTGCCAAGATGCCGTAGATGCCATCAACGATGACTATAACATCCTGATCATCTCTGATAGAAATACCTATGAGGGCATTGCTCCCATACCTTCCTTATTGGCCATTGGCGCTGTCCACCACCACTTGGTGAATACCAAAATGAGGACCAAGGCCGGACTGGTAGTCGAAGCAGGGGATATCAAAGAAACCCACCACTTCGCCACGGTGATCGGATATGGTGCGAGTGCCATCAACCCTTACTTGGCATTGGAAACATTGGTACACCTCAATGAGACCGAGCAGCTTTCCAAAGTTTATGAACAGCAAGAACTCTTCGAAAACTATCAAACAGCTATTGGTAAAGGCCTGCTAAAAGTACTCTCCAAAATGGGGATCAGTACGCTGCAATCTTACCAAAGTGCTCAGATCTTCGAAGCAGTAGGTTTAGGGCCAGAAGTAATCGAAAGATGCTTTAAAGGAACCATCAGCCGTATCAGCGGGATTTCTTTTGACGAATTGGCCGAGGAGGTCCTTACCCGTCATAATGCTGCCTATGGCTATGAAGGGCCAAGGCTGGAGACCGGTGGTATCTATCAATGGAAAAGGAGAGGCGAAAAGCACCTTTTCAATCCGGAAACCATCCACTTGCTGCAGAAATCCACTGCAAACAACGATTACGGACTATATAAGAAGTTTGCTGAAAAAATAAACAACCAAACCAAAGATGCCCTGACAATCAGGGGACTGTTTGAGTTTAAGAAAAGAATCTCTATCCCAATCGAGGAAGTAGAACCAGCAGAAATGATCATGAAGCGATTTGCCACTGGTGCGATGTCGTTTGGTTCGATTTCCCACGAAGCCCACTCTACCTTGGCCATCGCCATGAACAGAATCGGCGGCAAGTCCAACAGTGGTGAAGGTGGAGAGGATGAAATACGCTTTGAAGTAAAAGAAAATGGTGATTGGGAAAGATCTGCGATCAAGCAGGTGGCTTCAGGTAGATTTGGAGTGACCAGTAACTACCTGACCAACGCCGAAGAGCTACAGATCAAAATGGCCCAAGGAGCCAAGCCTGGTGAGGGTGGACAGCTTCCCGGCCACAAAGTGGACGACTGGATCGGTCGTGTAAGACACTCCACTCCGGGTGTAGGTCTTATCTCGCCTCCACCGCACCACGATATTTATTCCATTGAGGATTTGGCACAGCTCATCTATGACCTTAAAAATGCCAACAGAAAAGCACGTATCAACGTGAAGCTTGTTTCCCAAGCAGGCGTAGGTACTGTAGCAGCTGGTGTGGCCAAGGCCCAGTCGGATGTTATCCTGATCTCAGGGGCTGACGGCGGTACTGGTGCTTCGCCACTAAGCTCAATCAGGCATGCGGGTCTTCCATGGGAACTTGGATTGGCAGAAGCCCACCAGACTTTGGTGATCAACAACCTCCGAAGCCGTGTGACCTTGCAAACTGACGGACAGGTAAGAACCGGCCGTGACTTGGCGATTGCTGCCATGCTAGGAGCCGAAGAGTGGGGCATCTCCACCGCGGCACTGGTGGTAGAAGGCTGTATCATGATGAGAAAATGCCACCTTAACACTTGCCCGGTAGGTATCGCTACACAGAATCCCGAGCTGAGAAAACTCTTTACCGGTAATCCAGACCACGTGGTGAATTTCTTCAAGTTCCTTGCTGAGGATTTGAGAGAGATCATGGCATCGCTTGGCTTCAGAACGGTAAATGAAATGGTAGGCCAGTCTAATGTACTTAAATCTACCGGTCACCTAAACCACTGGAAGTGGGATAAGCTGGATCTCAGCCCTATTTTCCACATGGTGGAGGTTCCTGAGCACGTAGGCATCTATAAGCAGATCGATCAGGATTTCAAACTGAAAAAAGTCTTGGACAGGAAGCTGATCAAGGCGGCGCTTCCAGCACTGGAACAAGCCAATTCGGTAAAGGAGAAGTTCCAGATCAAAAATATAGATCGTTCGGTAGGCGCCATGCTTTCCAATGAAATCTCCAAGATTTATGGAAGTCCAGGTTTGCCTGACGACACCATCCATTTTAAGTTCAGTGGGTCTGCCGGGCAGAGTTTTGGTCTTTTCCTAGCCCAAGGGGTTACATTCGAATTGGAAGGAGAAGCCAATGACTATTTTGGAAAGGGACTTTCTGGTGGCCAATTGGTAGTCTATCCTAGCCGAAATGCCAACTTCAAGGCAGAAGATAATATCATCATCGGAAACGTGGCCTTCTATGGTGCCACTTCCGGTAATGCTTATATCAATGGTAAAGGTGGAGAACGTTTCTGTGTGAGAAATTCCGGTGTAAAGACGGTGGTAGAAGGAATTGGTGACCATGGCTGTGAATACATGACCGGTGGCCAAGTGATTATTCTTGGTGAAATCGGCAGAAACTTCGCGGCAGGTATGAGTGGCGGTGTTGCCTACCTGTTCAAGGAAAATGTGAAACAGATCAATCAGGAGATGGTAGACCTCGATCCGCTTTCTGATGAAGATTTTGCGATCATCAAGGAGGAACTTGAATTTCATCACAAGTACACCAATAGTAGCGCCGCAGCAAGATTCCTTGAGAACTGGGACACGGAGAAGGAGAAATTCATCAAGGTATTCCCTAGGGATTACAAAGCCGTGCTACAAAAGAGAGCTGAAAAACAAGAAGAACAATCAAAAACGTTAGTGTAA
- a CDS encoding gamma-glutamylcyclotransferase family protein translates to MSTRLYFGYASNLDQDTLVGRLQHPPKLIGIGVLLHHGFRFNHPNPDGSARANIVPSPNENVYGAVYEIAEADVSYFLTSEEAYDFTEVRAQTQKGEVPAFTFISKQNVSNIFPEQAYFDTIIRGGKALQLPSTYLTSIMNRLPNELF, encoded by the coding sequence ATGTCTACACGTCTGTATTTTGGTTATGCCAGCAATCTGGATCAGGATACATTGGTAGGAAGATTACAGCATCCTCCCAAACTGATCGGGATCGGTGTGCTTCTCCATCATGGCTTCCGCTTTAACCATCCCAACCCCGATGGCTCTGCCCGCGCCAATATCGTTCCCAGCCCAAATGAAAATGTGTACGGGGCCGTTTATGAAATTGCAGAAGCCGACGTCTCGTACTTTTTGACTTCAGAGGAGGCCTATGATTTTACAGAGGTCCGCGCCCAAACACAAAAAGGTGAAGTCCCTGCTTTCACCTTTATCTCCAAACAAAATGTATCCAATATTTTTCCTGAACAAGCTTATTTTGATACCATTATCCGGGGTGGGAAAGCACTGCAGTTACCCAGCACCTATCTTACCAGTATCATGAACAGACTGCCAAACGAACTGTTCTAA
- the gldE gene encoding gliding motility-associated protein GldE: MDDPYPSILLLAEINQVSAGYIITNSLIFLFLLMGSALVSGSEVAYFSLSHDDLNLLNTESDEKSALVIHLIEAPQRLLSTILILNNMINIGIVTLTTFFTLTLFGANATGIVVVLIQTIGITFAIVFFGEIVPKVYANNARVTFSKLMAKTLNFFSIILAPLSSFLMTISNVIERRIERKGYTLSVNELHQALEITSENTTEGEKDIFKGIVNFGTLSVKQVMCSRMDITAVDVEMDFHELMDKINKSGYSRIPVYRETIDNIEGILYIKDLLTHIEKDEDFQWQTLPRKGFFVPENKKVDALLKDFQNKRVHMAIVVDEYGGTSGLVTLEDLIEEIIGEINDEFDDEDDMFYKQIDDSTYVFEGKVSLNDFCKKLELDAQVFDEVKGDSESLGGLLLELNTKFPNTGTKIQFEHFTFTIMAVDARRIKKVKVHLERQEAKGAAHNED, encoded by the coding sequence ATGGACGATCCATACCCGAGTATTTTATTGCTGGCTGAAATCAACCAGGTTTCGGCCGGCTATATCATTACCAACAGCCTTATTTTTCTTTTTCTGTTAATGGGGTCTGCCTTGGTCTCAGGATCAGAAGTGGCTTATTTTTCACTCTCACACGACGATCTCAATTTACTCAATACAGAATCGGACGAGAAGTCAGCATTGGTTATTCACCTGATAGAAGCACCCCAGCGGCTCCTCAGCACCATATTGATCCTAAATAATATGATCAATATCGGCATTGTGACCTTGACGACTTTCTTTACGCTTACCCTCTTTGGGGCCAATGCCACCGGAATAGTAGTAGTCTTGATACAGACCATCGGGATCACCTTTGCCATCGTGTTCTTTGGCGAGATCGTACCAAAGGTGTACGCGAACAACGCCAGGGTTACCTTTAGTAAACTGATGGCCAAAACGCTGAATTTCTTCTCCATCATATTGGCTCCGCTTTCGTCGTTTTTGATGACCATCAGCAATGTCATCGAACGGAGGATCGAGCGCAAAGGCTATACGCTCTCTGTCAATGAGCTTCACCAAGCCTTGGAAATCACCTCTGAAAACACCACTGAAGGCGAAAAGGATATTTTCAAAGGCATCGTGAACTTTGGGACCTTATCTGTCAAGCAGGTAATGTGCTCCCGTATGGACATCACTGCAGTGGATGTAGAAATGGACTTTCACGAGCTCATGGACAAGATCAACAAAAGCGGCTACTCCCGTATCCCCGTGTACCGCGAAACCATTGACAATATCGAAGGTATTCTCTATATCAAAGACCTCCTGACCCACATCGAAAAAGACGAGGATTTTCAGTGGCAGACCTTGCCCCGCAAAGGGTTCTTCGTGCCTGAAAACAAAAAAGTGGATGCCCTGCTCAAGGACTTCCAGAACAAACGGGTGCACATGGCCATCGTCGTGGACGAGTATGGTGGCACTTCTGGCCTCGTGACACTGGAAGACCTGATCGAAGAAATCATCGGCGAGATCAACGATGAATTTGACGATGAAGACGATATGTTTTATAAGCAAATTGACGACAGCACTTATGTCTTTGAAGGGAAAGTGTCGCTTAATGATTTTTGCAAAAAACTGGAGCTGGATGCTCAGGTATTTGACGAGGTAAAGGGAGACAGTGAATCACTTGGAGGCCTGCTGCTGGAGCTGAACACCAAATTCCCCAACACAGGCACGAAGATCCAGTTCGAGCACTTCACCTTTACCATCATGGCCGTGGATGCCAGAAGGATCAAAAAGGTGAAAGTACATTTAGAACGTCAAGAAGCCAAAGGGGCAGCCCATAATGAGGATTAA
- a CDS encoding CPBP family glutamic-type intramembrane protease → MTENKWLFLIMGVVIAPLLEEPIFRLHLNLKKSSIWWGLVLSLLIVFSDWFIGLAFMIYLVYLLIMLGEKSTPNLKMVVYTSSAFFALVHLSNFTNFEFGDHFYLTPFLVGSQFITGLFLSYIRLNHGMKWCILFHGTFNAVLLIPMALFMEV, encoded by the coding sequence TTGACTGAAAATAAATGGCTGTTTCTGATCATGGGAGTTGTTATTGCGCCTCTACTTGAAGAGCCTATTTTCCGTCTCCACCTTAACCTAAAAAAATCTTCCATCTGGTGGGGATTGGTACTGTCACTGTTAATTGTCTTCTCCGATTGGTTTATTGGTCTGGCCTTTATGATTTATTTGGTTTACCTCCTTATTATGCTCGGTGAGAAATCAACACCCAACCTGAAAATGGTCGTCTATACCTCCTCAGCCTTCTTTGCGCTGGTCCATTTAAGCAACTTTACCAATTTTGAATTCGGAGACCACTTTTACCTGACTCCTTTTTTGGTGGGCTCTCAGTTCATTACAGGGCTATTCCTTAGCTATATCCGGCTAAATCATGGAATGAAATGGTGTATCCTCTTTCATGGTACTTTTAACGCCGTACTCCTAATTCCGATGGCGTTGTTTATGGAGGTATAG
- a CDS encoding TIGR04282 family arsenosugar biosynthesis glycosyltransferase, protein MKEHAIIIFQENPVPGKVKTRLGEVIGSEKAVEVYEYLLHHTHDLVKNYPADVFVYFLDDVDEDYLLNDQYHLGLQGKGLLGERMQRSFADVLDQGYEKALFIRVAGTMELSIDILDEAFEALSYQDLVVGPAHDGTIYLLGMSQVHGKVFDHNDWKSDSLISELTQEAKEMELEMHKLPELYEVEQYEDLKSLKGLLNIR, encoded by the coding sequence ATGAAAGAACATGCGATAATAATTTTTCAGGAAAATCCGGTGCCCGGAAAGGTGAAGACCAGATTGGGCGAGGTCATTGGCAGTGAAAAGGCGGTGGAAGTGTATGAATACCTCCTCCATCATACCCACGATTTGGTCAAGAATTACCCAGCTGATGTGTTTGTTTACTTCCTTGACGATGTCGATGAAGATTATCTGTTAAATGACCAATATCACCTTGGCTTACAAGGCAAAGGGCTCTTGGGTGAGCGGATGCAGCGTTCATTTGCTGATGTACTAGACCAAGGCTATGAGAAAGCCTTATTTATTCGCGTGGCAGGAACGATGGAGCTTTCCATCGATATTTTGGACGAGGCATTTGAAGCCTTGAGCTACCAAGACCTGGTGGTCGGTCCCGCACATGACGGTACCATTTATCTTTTGGGAATGAGCCAGGTTCATGGTAAAGTGTTTGATCACAATGATTGGAAGTCTGATAGCCTGATCAGCGAATTGACCCAGGAGGCGAAGGAAATGGAGTTGGAAATGCACAAACTGCCGGAGCTTTACGAGGTGGAACAATACGAGGATCTCAAGAGCTTAAAAGGGCTTTTAAATATCCGTTAA